In a genomic window of Aggregatimonas sangjinii:
- the recG gene encoding ATP-dependent DNA helicase RecG — translation MNANVLQTPIVYLKGVGPNRAETLQSELGIQTYQDLLNLFPNRYLDKTKYYKIAQLQRSNAEVQIVGKITNIKTIEQKKGKRLVATFVDDTGKMDLVWFRGQKWLRENLKINVPYVIFGKCNWYNGIFSMPHPEMELLSEHEKGLKIAMQPIYPSTEKLSAKGITNRAINKLMQQLFMDTKGKFSETFSTSILTELKLLPKAEAMFNIHFPKNLDLLAMAQFRLKFEELFYIQLQLLRKNMLRKQKIKGYCFDKVGTLFNKFYKHHLPFELTNAQKRVIKEIRADLGSNAQMNRLLQGDVGSGKTIVAVMTMLLAIDNGYQACLMAPTEILANQHYNGIKELLEGTGVSCALLTGSIKKSARRPIHEQLESGELQILIGTHALLEDKVQYQNLGLAIVDEQHRFGVAQRSKLWHKNEIPPHILVMTATPIPRTLAMSLYGDLDISVIDELPPGRKAIKTVHRYDANRLKVFRFIRDEIKKGRQIYIVYPLIQESEAMDYKDLMDGYESIARDFPLPEYQISIVHGQMKPADKDYEMARFVRGETQIMVATTVIEVGVNVPNASVMIIESAERFGLSQLHQLRGRVGRGADQSFCILMTGHKLSAEAKTRLETMVRTNDGFEIAEVDLRLRGPGDIMGTQQSGVLHLKIADIIKDNDILKTARYYAMQMLKIDPALEKPDNLLIRHAYSQLVKYKNIWNYIS, via the coding sequence ATGAATGCCAATGTACTGCAAACACCGATTGTATATCTAAAAGGAGTCGGACCAAATAGGGCTGAAACCTTACAATCCGAATTGGGCATTCAAACCTATCAGGATCTGCTGAATCTCTTTCCAAATAGGTATCTAGACAAAACGAAATATTACAAGATTGCACAATTGCAACGCAGCAATGCCGAGGTTCAAATAGTTGGAAAAATCACCAATATCAAGACCATCGAACAAAAAAAAGGAAAACGTCTGGTAGCCACTTTTGTAGATGATACGGGCAAAATGGATTTGGTGTGGTTTCGGGGCCAAAAGTGGCTCCGGGAAAACCTGAAAATCAATGTGCCTTACGTGATTTTCGGAAAATGCAATTGGTACAATGGTATTTTTTCAATGCCACATCCGGAAATGGAGCTTTTATCGGAGCATGAAAAAGGGTTGAAAATTGCGATGCAACCCATCTACCCCTCTACGGAAAAACTGAGTGCCAAGGGAATAACGAATAGGGCCATCAATAAATTGATGCAGCAACTGTTTATGGATACCAAGGGAAAATTTTCGGAAACCTTTTCCACTAGTATTTTGACGGAACTGAAACTACTGCCCAAGGCAGAGGCCATGTTCAACATCCACTTTCCCAAAAATCTGGATTTGTTGGCAATGGCCCAGTTTCGTTTAAAGTTTGAAGAACTGTTCTATATTCAGCTGCAACTGTTGAGAAAAAATATGCTGCGCAAGCAAAAAATCAAAGGCTATTGTTTTGACAAAGTCGGAACCCTTTTTAATAAATTTTATAAGCATCACTTACCCTTTGAATTGACGAACGCCCAAAAGCGGGTCATAAAAGAAATTCGTGCCGACCTGGGCAGCAATGCCCAAATGAATCGATTGCTGCAAGGAGATGTTGGTTCAGGAAAGACTATCGTTGCGGTCATGACCATGCTACTGGCCATCGACAATGGCTATCAAGCCTGTTTGATGGCCCCTACCGAAATACTGGCCAACCAGCATTACAACGGCATTAAGGAATTATTGGAAGGTACCGGAGTAAGCTGCGCTTTATTGACCGGATCTATTAAAAAATCCGCGCGTAGACCCATTCACGAACAGTTGGAATCCGGAGAACTGCAGATACTGATCGGTACCCATGCGCTGTTGGAAGACAAGGTGCAATACCAAAACCTGGGACTCGCCATCGTAGACGAGCAGCATCGCTTTGGGGTAGCGCAACGTTCCAAATTATGGCATAAAAATGAGATTCCACCGCATATACTTGTGATGACGGCGACCCCAATCCCCCGCACCTTAGCGATGAGCTTGTATGGGGATTTGGATATATCGGTCATCGATGAACTACCGCCGGGTAGAAAAGCGATCAAGACCGTACACCGTTATGATGCGAATCGCTTAAAGGTTTTCCGTTTTATACGGGACGAAATCAAAAAAGGAAGACAAATCTATATCGTATACCCTCTCATTCAAGAATCGGAAGCGATGGATTATAAGGATTTAATGGATGGCTATGAGAGTATCGCAAGGGATTTTCCGCTCCCCGAATATCAGATTTCCATTGTACATGGCCAAATGAAACCTGCGGACAAGGATTATGAAATGGCACGGTTTGTAAGGGGAGAAACGCAGATTATGGTCGCCACTACGGTTATTGAAGTGGGCGTTAACGTCCCCAATGCCTCGGTAATGATCATTGAAAGTGCAGAACGTTTTGGTCTATCACAATTGCACCAACTGCGTGGTAGAGTCGGTCGCGGGGCAGATCAGAGCTTTTGCATATTAATGACCGGTCATAAATTATCGGCGGAAGCCAAGACCCGATTGGAAACTATGGTACGTACCAACGACGGTTTTGAAATCGCTGAAGTAGATTTGCGACTGCGTGGACCTGGAGATATCATGGGCACCCAACAGAGCGGTGTACTCCACCTTAAAATTGCGGATATCATCAAAGACAATGATATTTTAAAAACGGCGCGGTATTACGCGATGCAAATGCTTAAAATCGATCCAGCTCTAGAAAAACCCGATAATTTGTTGATTAGGCATGCGTATTCGCAGTTGGTGAAGTACAAGAATATTTGGAATTATATAAGTTGA